One Engystomops pustulosus chromosome 11, aEngPut4.maternal, whole genome shotgun sequence DNA window includes the following coding sequences:
- the LOC140105668 gene encoding trypsin-like produces the protein MKLFLLCLLLGAAVAFEEDKIVGGYVCAKNSVPWQVSLNAGYHFCGGSLINSLWVVSAAHCHKQKVQVRLGEHNIAVSEGTEQFIDNAKSIKHPKYNSRTLDNDILLIKLSTPATLNAFVNTIPLPSGCVTAGTSCLISGWGNTLSSGSNYPDLPHCVDAPVLTDAQCNSAYPGEITANMVCVGYMEGGKDSCQGDSGGPVVCNGELQGIVSWGYGCAQKNYPGVYTRVCNYNTWIQDTVAAN, from the exons TTGCCTTTGAAGAAGATAAAATTGTAGGAGGCTACGTCTGTGCTAAGAACTCTGTCCCCTGGCAGGTGTCCCTTAATGCGGGCTACCACTTCTGTGGAGGGTCCCTGATTAATAGCCTGTGGGTGGTCTCTGCTGCTCACTGCCACAAACA GAAGGTACAGGTGAGGCTGGGAGAACATAACATTGCTGTAAGTGAAGGCACAGAGCAGTTCATCGACAATGCCAAGTCCATCAAGCACCCCAAGTACAACTCCAGGACCCTGGACAACGATATTCTCCTGATCAAGCTTTCCACTCCCGCTACTCTCAATGCCTTTGTCAATACTATCCCCCTGCCCTCAGGATGTGTCACCGCCGGCACCAGCTGTCTGATCTCCGGTTGGGGAAATACCCTCAGCAGTGGCT CAAACTACCCCGATCTCCCGCATTGTGTGGACGCTCCAGTCCTGACTGATGCTCAGTGTAACAGCGCCTATCCAGGAGAGATCACAGCCAATATGGTCTGCGTTGGCTACATGGAAGGAGGAAAAGATTCCTGCCAG GGTGACTCTGGTGGACCTGTTGTATGTAATGGAGAACTGCAGGGTATTGTCTCCTGGGGATACGGCTGTGCCCAAAAGAATTATCCTGGAGTCTACACTAGAGTCTGCAACTACAACACCTGGATCCAAGACACCGTTGCTGCTAATTAA